A part of Larimichthys crocea isolate SSNF chromosome VII, L_crocea_2.0, whole genome shotgun sequence genomic DNA contains:
- the tbcb gene encoding tubulin-folding cofactor B, translating to MDSGLTVVTNPTVNVRLTSTISSFEVQQKLNRGITLANLKGRLEMVVGVSPSCMDLELYSVSDKFMQKMDDNEALLGSYPVDDNCRIHVIDRSGGQLGEFTDVSKVEKFELPDEEYNKRTDTVRSFMKKNRLCHYNEEEVAKKKAEVAAREEEQKAAANAISVGNRCKVQVPGQPSKLGTVMYVGTTDFKTGHWVGVKYDEPLGKHNGTVEGKQYFECENKYGGFVKPLSVIVGDFPEEDYGLDEM from the exons ATGGACAGTGGACTGACAGTAGTGACCAATCCCACTGTGAATGTGCGCCTCACGAGCACCATCTCCTCCTTTGAGGTGCAGCAGAAGTTAAACAGAGGGATCACTTTAGCAAACCTGAAG GGAAGGTTGGAGATGGTTGTGGGCGTATCTCCATCCTGCATGGACCTGGAGCTGTACAGTGTCTCTGACAAGTTCATGCAGAAAATGGATGACAACGAAGCTTTGTTGGGTTCCTATCCCGTGGATGACAACTGCAGAATACAT GTTATTGACAGAAGTGGAGGTCAGCTGGGCGAGTTCACAGATGTTTCCAAAGTGGAGAAGTTTGAACTCCCAGATGAAGAATATAATAAGAGAACAG ATACAGTGAGGTCATTCATGAAGAAAAATCGTTTATGTCACTACAACGAGGAGGAAGTGGCCAAGAAGAAAGCTGAAGTTGCTGCTCGGGAGGAGGAACAGAAGGCTGCTGCTAATGCGATATCTGTTGGCAACAGATGCAAAGTTCAGGTTCCAGGGCAACCCTCAAAGCTTGGCACAGTTATGTATGTTG GTACAACAGATTTCAAGACGGGCCATTGGGTTGGTGTGAAGTATGACGAGCCCCTGGGAAAGCACAATGGAAC TGTTGAAGGGAAGCAATACTTTGAATGTGAGAACAAATATGGTGGATTTGTGAAGCCCCTGAGTGTGATTGTGGGAGACTTTCCAGAGGAGGATTACGGTTTAGACGAGATGTAG
- the six5 gene encoding homeobox protein SIX5 — protein MASLSLESTEQSENSPEEPTGTDPKEEDDPIQVSEQLLQSFQKSALSFSTDQVSCLCEALLQAGNVDRLWRFLSTIPPSSELLRGNETLLKAQALVAFHREEFKELYAILESYVFHPSNHGFLQDLYLKARYKEAERSRGRSLGAVDKYRLRKKFPLPKTIWDGEETVYCFKEKSRNALKECYKSNRYPTPDEKKNLAKVTGLSLTQVSNWFKNRRQRDRTPSGTHSKSESDGNHSTEDEASPMDDTPDKPEDAAGSTESIISLSAVPCSTGGQLILNGSGGFLTASQSLLLNGNSLISGTGAGVIINGLSLGDCQTVTLSPVPTNSPLILNGAQVITKPSISVQQQAVSVAEPVVSAMEAKQSSIPAVVLSTNTTPVSNPPSIISVPLQIKTETSNTMDFINVQDSEGNSQTVSSSSSSLSPSSPTLSSPTSIPSLVLTQNTQHQESLTLPASLSSAGMVISSSAVSLSNQQAEYVVFATAGSQLNPCSSVVSTSNSTPQVFSLPQVVPSIQGIPVSQLVQQSSGAHVSQCPQLVPVSPLTSQAPHFQSQTMNTGNRLLHQQHDASTSLPEGATTIVSISQLNNSQLPQRTAHHQLGDQNTNSTPSKIQVPQVISISSPTQVVPVPQAKGTTPAQLVPLSMPQLVPVSPIQTSSTISFPQVVPASPSLSIPSAGVPLQILTSAPAPAGVAQGALRINQLRPIQSVGPPTSVAPGVQLLNSGIIQLPSAAPGNLLLGGSPYLSVQQGKLILTIPAGIQLTSLPMKPVPEASPISANGLSPVLAPSTPPVASQPSTTSGPTPIGLTSSPLNFINSSPLYCAPEIGTPAISSPHTLDHSVTATTPNTLTPESMLTLSPMYSGVTPNTHLSQPAWSPVPLSTSASLTLFDVRGKDLPVDPALLGLPGGESLLLGSPSPEQDVETNSALGNPEEMDGDSKILTQLQSVPVDDELGL, from the exons atgGCTTCCTTGTCTTTGGAGTCTACAGAACAATCTGAGAACAGCCCAGAGGAGCCAACGGGAACGGATCCCAAAGAAGAGGACGATCCGATCCAAGTTTCGGAACAATTGCTCCAAAGTTTCCAAAAGTCGGCTCTGAGTTTTTCCACTGACCAAGTATCATGTCTGTGCGAGGCCCTTCTGCAGGCGGGCAATGTGGATCGCCTGTGGAGATTTCTATCCACCATACCTCCTTCGTCCGAGCTGCTACGTGGCAACGAGACCCTGTTGAAGGCCCAGGCACTGGTGGCTTTCCACAGGGAAGAATTCAAGGAGCTGTACGCAATCCTGGAGAGCTACGTCTTCCACCCGTCTAACCATGGGTTCCTGCAGGACCTGTACCTGAAAGCCCGCTACAAGGAGGCGGAGAGGTCCCGGGGCCGCAGCCTGGGCGCAGTGGACAAGTACCGGCTCAGGAAGAAGTTCCCTTTGCCCAAAACTATTTGGGACGGAGAGGAGACCGTGTACTGCTTCAAGGAGAAGTCAAGAAATGCGTTGAAAGAGTGCTATAAGAGCAACAGGTACCCCACTCCGGATGAGAAGAAAAACCTGGCTAAAGTCACCGGACTGTCCCTCACACAGGTCAGCAACTGGTTCAAGAACCGCAGGCAGAGGGACAGGACCCCGTCCGGGACCCACAGCAAAAG TGAGTCTGATGGAAACCACAGCACGGAGGACGAGGCGAGCCCCATGGACGACACCCCTGACAAACCGGAGGATGCTGCTGGCTCCACGGAGTCCATCATCTCCCTGTCTGCTGTCCCCTGTAGCACAGGAGGCCAGCTCATCCTCAACGGGTCTGGTGGCTTCCTCACAGCCTCCCAGTCTTTACTTCTTAATGGAAACTCCCTGATCTCCGGTACTGGTGCTGGTGTCATAATTAACGGGCTAAGCTTGGGCGATTGCCAGACAGTCACACTGAGTCCTGTACCAACCAACTCTCCTTTGATACTGAACGGGGCTCAGGTAATAACCAAACCTAGTATCAGCGTGCAGCAGCAGGCAGTTTCTGTGGCAGAGCCGGTGGTTTCAGCCATGGAGGCCAAGCAAAGCAGCATCCCAGCAGTTGTTCTGAGCACTAACACCACACCGGTCTCAAaccctccatccatcatctctgTTCCTCTGCAAATCAAGACAGAAACAAGCAATACAATGGATTTCATCAATGTCCAAGATTCAGAGGGAAACAGCCAGACAgtatcttcctcttcttcatctttatcaCCATCCTCACCAACTCTGTCTTCCCCTACCAGTATCCCCTCACTAGTCTTAACACAAAACACCCAACACCAGGAGTCCCTCACCCTCCCGGCCTCTTTGTCGTCTGCAGGCATGGTCATCTCCAGTTCTGCCGTGTCTCTCTCCAATCAGCAAGCGGAGTATGTTGTCTTTGCCACTGCCGGCTCCCAGTTAAACCCATGTAGCTCTGTGGTTTCCACCAGCAACTCCACCCCTCAGGTCTTCTCTCTGCCCCAGGTTGTGCCTTCCATCCAGGGTATACCAGTATCCCAGCTAGTCCAGCAGTCCTCAGGAGCCCATGTGTCCCAGTGCCCTCAGTTGGTCCCAGTATCCCCACTCACCTCACAAGCTCCTCACTTCCAAAGCCAGACAATGAACACAGGCAACAGACTGTTGCACCAGCAGCACGATGCTTCAACTAGTTTGCCTGAAGGTGCCACGACCATCGTCTCCATCTCACAGCTGAACAACAGTCAGCTCCCTCAGCGAACGGCACACCACCAACTGGGGGACCAAAACACAAACTCCACACCCAGCAAAATCCAGGTCCCACAGGTTATCTCCATCTCTTCCCCAACACAAGTAGTCCCAGTCCCCCAAGCTAAAGGCACCACACCAGCACAGTTAGTCCCCCTCTCCATGCCTCAGCTGGTCCCAGTCTCCCCCATCCAAACTTCGTCCACCATCTCTTTCCCCCAGGTGGTACCGGCCAgtccttctctctccatcccctcAGCTGGCGTGCCTTTACAGATCCTGACATCAGCTCCTGCACCTGCAGGGGTCGCACAGGGTGCTCTCAGGATAAACCAGCTGAGGCCCATTCAGAGTGTGGGTCCCCCAACCAGCGTGGCGCCTGGTGTGCAGCTCCTCAACTCTGGGATCATTCAGCTGCCTTCTGCTGCTCCAG GTAACCTCCTCCTCGGTGGAAGCCCTTACCTGAGCGTCCAGCAAGGCAAGCTGATTCTGACCATCCCAGCAGGCATTCAACTCACCAGTCTGCCCATGAAACCAGTCCCAGAGGCATCACCCATCTCTGCTAATGGGTTGAGTCCCGTTCTCGCTCCTTCCACCCCTCCTGTAGCATCCCAACCTTCAACCACCTCAGGCCCGACCCCCATCGGCCTCACATCGTCTCCCCTAAACTTCATCAACTCGTCTCCACTGTACTGTGCTCCAGAGATTGGCACACCCGCCATCTCCTCGCCTCATACTCTGGACCATTCAGTCACTGCCACGACGCCAAACACTCTTACTCCAGAAAGTATGCTTACCCTCAGCCCCATGTACAGCGGAGTGACACCCAACACCCACTTGTCTCAACCAGCCTGGAGCCCTGTGCCCCTCTCCACTTCAGCTAGTCTAACTTTGTTTGATGTCCGCGGCAAGGACCTGCCCGTAGACCCGGCTTTGTTGGGCCTACCTGGAGGAGAGTCGCTGCTTCTGGGAAGCCCTTCGCCAGAGCAGGATGTGGAAACCAACTCAGCACTGGGTAATCCAGAGGAGATGGACGGGGACTCCAAGATTCTTACTCAGCTCCAGTCTGTCCCTGTGGATGACGAGCTGGGTTTGTAG
- the six9 gene encoding SIX homeobox 9: MIFTAEQVACVCEVLLQSGCMDRLAGFLRTLPPPSLSSSSSSSSSSSPCPGELESVLKAKAAVAFHQGRFTDLYTLLEGFHFSPRSQPLLQQLWLRAHYTEAERQKGRPLGAVGKYRVRRKFPLPHTIWDGEETSYCFKEKSRSILRQWYHQKPYPCTREKRELAAATGLTPTQVSNWFKNRRQRDRTTDGTGFQTPRSGGTSGEVYPSSDNDCSPPGSPHLLHHHHRRCCSPPPLSHPPPPPPPPLGHII; encoded by the exons ATGATCTTCACAGCAGAGCAGGTGGCTTGCGTGTGCGAGGTCCTCCTGCAGAGCGGTTGCATGGATCGTCTTGCTGGCTTCCTCCgcactcttcctcctccttccctctcctcctcctcctcctcctcctcctcttcttctccttgcCCTGGGGAGCTGGAGAGTGTGCTGAAGGCTAAAGCCGCAGTGGCCTTTCACCAGGGTCGCTTCACCGACCTCTACACCCTGCTGGAGGGCTTCCACTTCTCACCACGCAGCCAACcactcctgcagcagctctggctCAGAGCCCACTACACAGAGGCCGAGAGGCAGAAGGGCCGACCCCTGGGAGCTGTGGGGAAGTATCGTGTAAGGAGAAAGTTTCCTCTACCACACACTATCTGGGACGGAGAGGAGACCAGCTATTGTTTCAAG GAAAAATCAAGGAGTATACTCCGGCAGTGGTACCACCAGAAACCTTATCCCTGTACCCGGGAGAAGCGGGAGCTCGCTGCAGCCACCGGCCTGACACCGACTCAGGTCAGCAACTGGTTCAAGAACCGCAGGCAGAGGGACCGAACCACGGACGGTACCGG TTTCCAGACACCTCGCTCTGGAGGAACCTCAGGAGAAGTCTACCCTTCCTCCGACAACGACTGTTCACCTCCAGGCAGCCCAcatctcctccaccaccaccaccgccgctgctgctcacctccacctctctctcaccctcctccacctccacctcctcctctagGTCACATCATTTGA